A single region of the Streptomyces sp. ITFR-16 genome encodes:
- a CDS encoding isochorismatase family protein gives MPRTTLRRLNGFDDTPAKLADSTLILIDYQNTYTTGVMELDGWQPALEAAAELLARARRAGTRVIHVINDGGEGTPYDIRAEIGQIHPSVAPAEGETVVVKQVPNSFHGTDLGDHVGAAGKNDVIIAGFMTHMCVAFTAQGAFLRGNRPTVVADASATRALPVAGTELDARQVHYSALATIADLYGVVVPTQKEIV, from the coding sequence ATGCCCCGAACCACGCTGCGCCGGCTCAACGGCTTCGACGACACCCCCGCGAAGCTCGCCGACTCCACCCTGATCCTGATCGACTACCAGAACACCTACACGACCGGCGTGATGGAGCTGGACGGCTGGCAGCCCGCACTCGAAGCCGCCGCCGAACTCCTCGCCCGCGCCCGCCGGGCCGGCACCAGGGTCATCCACGTCATCAACGACGGCGGCGAGGGCACCCCGTACGACATCCGGGCCGAGATCGGGCAGATCCACCCGAGCGTCGCACCGGCCGAGGGCGAGACCGTCGTCGTCAAGCAGGTCCCGAACTCCTTCCACGGCACCGACCTGGGCGACCATGTCGGGGCGGCGGGCAAGAACGACGTGATCATCGCCGGGTTCATGACCCACATGTGCGTCGCGTTCACCGCCCAGGGCGCCTTCCTGCGCGGCAACCGGCCCACCGTCGTGGCCGACGCCTCCGCCACCCGCGCCCTGCCCGTCGCCGGCACCGAACTGGACGCCCGCCAGGTGCACTACAGCGCGCTCGCCACCATCGCCGACCTGTACGGCGTCGTCGTCCCGACGCAGAAGGAGATCGTCTGA
- a CDS encoding SpoIIE family protein phosphatase — protein MRTEDVLAATATGLWRWDNRAGTVTLDAEAARLLELPAEAGVHRESEVRSRFHPVDWNEIYAVISLAVAEDTVAETRLRVVDRGGRVLRTVRSRSKPLPADAESGAYCIVGTLQEVTKAQPGTGGAHTTVTGDWRRSREAFLLDAGRALAEARSTTEVLRVAYSLSMPGFSPDGLAVFGVAGERLTMVGQHGHNMGDESPFTDMPLETDYPATEVVRTGRAIYLPTPDDYRERYPATWPLARRFGRRSWAFLPLIVAGRTMGTWMAGFRHPVSFSPDERSVLTTVARMLAQALARAGIAETERELSQGLQRSMMPSLGPDIPGMTVAARYVPTGGGLQVGGDWYDMIPLPNGRIALVIGDVQGHDVRAAGLMGQLRIALRAYASEGHRPDAVLSRASRFLSGLTDAYEDDEEAGARFATCLYAETDPETGVLEIARAGHPDPVLMTPDGTAVIRQTAGGLPLGIEADTDYPTTRVTLEPGETIMLCTDGLIETGGHDLATGWVRLRPVLERHTDDLEKLADALVQAVHGPASHYTTGPLADRREDDVAVLLLRREGPTAHRAAPRRTALTIAQAEPERISAARRQLRELLHDWADPEQVDAAELLLSEMATNVLVHTDGDALMVAQATGEQGDRRLRVEVSDGSDELPHKRRPGEMASSGRGLVLMEMLAHAWGVDPRGAGKSIWFELHEAAGTDPDGLRAPGL, from the coding sequence ATGCGCACCGAGGATGTCCTGGCCGCGACCGCGACCGGACTTTGGCGCTGGGACAACAGAGCCGGCACCGTCACGCTCGACGCGGAAGCGGCCCGGCTGCTGGAGCTGCCCGCCGAGGCCGGTGTCCACCGCGAGTCGGAGGTCCGCTCCCGCTTCCACCCGGTCGACTGGAACGAGATCTACGCGGTGATCAGCCTCGCGGTCGCCGAGGACACGGTCGCGGAGACCAGGCTGCGGGTCGTGGACCGCGGGGGCCGGGTGCTGCGGACCGTGCGCAGTCGCTCCAAGCCGCTGCCGGCCGACGCGGAGAGCGGGGCGTACTGCATCGTCGGCACCCTCCAGGAGGTCACCAAGGCGCAGCCCGGCACCGGCGGGGCGCACACGACGGTCACCGGCGACTGGCGGCGTTCGCGCGAGGCGTTCCTGCTGGACGCGGGACGGGCCCTGGCCGAGGCCCGCTCGACCACGGAGGTGCTGCGCGTCGCCTACTCGCTGTCCATGCCCGGCTTCTCCCCGGACGGTCTCGCGGTCTTCGGGGTCGCGGGCGAGCGGCTGACCATGGTCGGCCAGCACGGGCACAACATGGGCGACGAGAGCCCCTTCACGGACATGCCGCTGGAGACGGACTACCCGGCCACCGAGGTCGTGCGGACGGGGCGGGCGATCTATCTGCCGACGCCCGACGACTACCGCGAGCGCTACCCCGCCACCTGGCCGCTGGCCCGCCGGTTCGGACGCCGCTCCTGGGCCTTTCTGCCGCTGATCGTGGCCGGGCGCACGATGGGCACCTGGATGGCCGGGTTCCGTCATCCGGTCTCGTTCTCGCCGGACGAGCGGTCCGTGCTGACCACCGTGGCCCGCATGCTCGCCCAGGCCCTGGCCAGGGCGGGGATCGCCGAGACCGAGCGGGAGCTCTCCCAGGGCCTCCAGCGTTCGATGATGCCGTCCCTGGGCCCGGACATCCCGGGGATGACGGTGGCCGCCCGCTATGTCCCGACCGGCGGCGGGCTCCAGGTCGGCGGCGACTGGTACGACATGATCCCGCTGCCCAACGGCCGCATCGCCCTCGTCATCGGCGACGTCCAGGGCCACGACGTGCGAGCGGCGGGGCTGATGGGCCAGCTGCGCATCGCCCTGCGCGCGTACGCCTCCGAGGGGCACCGCCCGGACGCGGTGCTCTCGCGCGCCTCGCGCTTCCTGTCCGGGCTCACCGACGCGTACGAGGACGACGAGGAGGCGGGGGCCCGCTTCGCGACCTGCCTGTACGCGGAGACGGACCCCGAGACCGGCGTCCTGGAGATCGCCCGCGCCGGGCACCCCGACCCCGTGCTGATGACCCCGGACGGGACCGCCGTCATCCGGCAGACCGCCGGCGGGCTGCCGCTCGGCATCGAGGCGGACACGGACTATCCGACGACCCGGGTCACGCTGGAGCCAGGCGAGACGATCATGCTGTGCACGGACGGGCTGATCGAGACCGGCGGCCACGACCTGGCGACGGGCTGGGTGCGGCTGCGGCCGGTCCTGGAGCGGCACACCGACGATCTGGAGAAGCTCGCGGACGCGCTCGTCCAGGCCGTGCACGGGCCCGCCTCGCACTACACGACCGGGCCGCTCGCCGACCGGCGCGAGGACGACGTCGCGGTGCTGCTGCTGCGCCGCGAGGGTCCCACCGCGCACCGGGCCGCGCCCCGGCGGACCGCGCTGACCATCGCCCAGGCCGAGCCCGAGCGGATCTCGGCGGCCCGCCGCCAGCTGCGGGAGCTGCTGCACGACTGGGCGGACCCGGAACAGGTGGACGCCGCCGAGCTGCTGCTCTCCGAGATGGCCACGAATGTCCTGGTGCACACCGACGGCGACGCGCTGATGGTCGCGCAGGCCACCGGGGAGCAGGGGGATCGGCGGCTGCGGGTGGAGGTGTCCGACGGCAGCGACGAGCTCCCGCACAAGCGGCGGCCCGGCGAGATGGCGTCCAGCGGGCGCGGCCTGGTGCTGATGGAGATGCTCGCCCACGCGTGGGGCGTGGACCCCCGGGGCGCGGGAAAGTCGATCTGGTTCGAGCTGCACGAGGCGGCGGGGACGGACCCGGACGGCCTCCGGGCCCCGGGCCTCTAG
- a CDS encoding pirin family protein — protein sequence MPAVTVENPLTLPKVAASGDAAARPVLAVTTAPSGFEGEGFPVRRAFAGINYKYLDPFIMMDQMGEVEYAAGEPKGTPWHPHRGFETVTYLIDGTFVHQDSNGGGGTIGNGDTQWMTAGSGLLHIEAPPESLVMSGGLFHGLQLWVNLPKADKMMAPRYQDIRGGQVQLLASPDGGALLRVIAGELDGHEGPGITHTPITMIHATVRPGAEVTLPWREDFNGLAYVLAGRGTAGQERRPVHMGQTAVFGTGSSLTVRADEQQDGHTPDLEVVLLGGRPIREPMAHYGPFVMNSQAELKQAFEDFQAGRLGTVPAVHGM from the coding sequence ATGCCCGCAGTGACCGTCGAAAACCCGCTGACCCTGCCCAAGGTCGCCGCCTCCGGCGACGCCGCCGCCCGTCCCGTGCTCGCCGTGACCACGGCGCCGAGCGGGTTCGAGGGGGAGGGCTTCCCCGTCCGCCGCGCGTTCGCGGGGATCAACTACAAGTACCTCGACCCGTTCATCATGATGGACCAGATGGGTGAGGTGGAGTACGCCGCCGGGGAGCCGAAGGGCACCCCCTGGCACCCCCACCGCGGCTTCGAGACCGTGACGTACCTGATCGACGGAACCTTCGTCCACCAGGACTCCAACGGCGGCGGCGGCACCATCGGCAACGGCGACACCCAGTGGATGACGGCCGGCTCCGGCCTGCTCCACATCGAGGCGCCGCCGGAGTCCCTCGTCATGTCCGGCGGCCTCTTCCACGGCCTCCAGCTCTGGGTGAACCTGCCCAAGGCCGACAAGATGATGGCCCCCCGCTACCAGGACATCCGCGGTGGCCAGGTCCAGCTGCTCGCCTCCCCCGACGGCGGCGCGCTGCTCCGGGTGATCGCGGGCGAGCTCGACGGCCACGAGGGCCCGGGCATCACCCACACCCCCATCACGATGATCCACGCCACCGTGCGCCCCGGCGCCGAGGTGACGCTGCCGTGGCGCGAGGACTTCAACGGCCTCGCGTACGTGCTCGCAGGGCGCGGCACAGCCGGCCAGGAGCGCCGGCCCGTCCACATGGGCCAGACCGCGGTCTTCGGCACCGGCTCCTCGCTGACCGTCCGCGCGGACGAGCAGCAGGACGGCCACACCCCCGACCTCGAGGTCGTCCTCCTGGGCGGGCGTCCCATCCGGGAGCCGATGGCGCACTACGGGCCGTTCGTGATGAACAGCCAGGCCGAACTGAAGCAGGCCTTCGAGGACTTCCAGGCCGGCCGCCTCGGCACCGTGCCCGCCGTCCACGGCATGTGA
- a CDS encoding SseB family protein yields the protein MYGYDQNQGAQQPMGGGYGEQPLYPEPSPPSLGDAVRAFTTGSLSAEDFQQIFATSKVYCPRGDNPGFLALHNTQQPVIPMFTTLKELRLYAGKESKYFVITGAEVIDLLPTGYGFVLDMEGEHRMVFDAKAVEQMVDFAMRRMYG from the coding sequence ATGTACGGCTACGACCAGAACCAGGGCGCACAGCAGCCGATGGGTGGCGGCTACGGCGAGCAGCCGCTGTATCCCGAACCCTCGCCGCCCTCGCTGGGCGACGCGGTACGGGCCTTCACGACCGGCTCGCTGTCCGCCGAGGACTTCCAGCAGATCTTCGCGACGTCGAAGGTCTACTGCCCGCGCGGTGACAACCCGGGCTTCCTGGCGCTGCACAACACGCAGCAGCCGGTGATCCCGATGTTCACCACCCTCAAGGAGCTGCGGCTCTACGCCGGCAAGGAGTCCAAGTACTTCGTGATCACCGGCGCCGAGGTGATCGACCTGCTGCCCACCGGCTACGGCTTCGTCCTGGACATGGAGGGCGAGCACCGGATGGTCTTCGACGCCAAGGCCGTCGAGCAGATGGTCGACTTCGCGATGCGCCGTATGTACGGCTAG
- a CDS encoding acyl-CoA dehydrogenase, producing the protein MGHYKSNLRDIEFNLFEVLGRDKVYGTGPFAEMDVETAKSILDEIARLAENELADSYADADRNPPVFDPETNTAPVPDTFKKSYQAFMDSEYWRLGLPEEIGGTTSPRSLIWGYAELLLGANPAVWMYSSGPAFAGILFEEGNEAQKKVAEIAVEKQWGSTMVLTEPDAGSDVGAGRTKAVEQEDGSWHIEGVKRFITSGEHDMSENILHYVLARPEGAGPGTKGLSLFLVPKFHFDWTTGELGERNGVYATNVEHKMGLKASNTCEMTFGDQHPAKGWLIGDKHDGIRQMFRIIEFARMMVGTKAIAALSTGYLNALEYAKERVQGTDLSQFMDKTAPKVTITHHPDVRRSLMTQKAYAEGMRSLVLYTASVQDAIQEKEAAGEDAKTLHGLNDLLLPIVKGYGSEKSYEQLAQSLQTFGGSGYLQEYPIEQYIRDAKIDTLYEGTTAIQGQDFFFRKIVRDQGASLNALSEEIKKFLAGAQGNEELAGSLDHLAKAAVDLEAIVGTMITDLTATGEDVKNIYKVGLNTTRLLLASGDVVVGYLLLKGAAVAAEKLPTASAKDVAFYQGKIAAAKFFAANVLPGVGAERALAEAVDNSLMELDEAAF; encoded by the coding sequence ATGGGGCACTACAAGTCGAATCTCCGCGACATCGAGTTCAACCTCTTCGAGGTCCTCGGGCGCGACAAGGTGTACGGCACCGGACCGTTCGCGGAGATGGACGTCGAGACCGCGAAGAGCATCCTCGACGAGATCGCCCGCCTCGCGGAGAACGAGCTCGCCGACTCCTACGCCGACGCCGACCGCAACCCGCCGGTCTTCGACCCCGAGACCAACACCGCACCGGTCCCGGACACCTTCAAGAAGTCGTACCAGGCCTTCATGGACTCCGAGTACTGGCGCCTGGGCCTCCCCGAGGAGATCGGCGGCACCACCTCGCCGCGCTCCCTGATCTGGGGTTACGCGGAGCTGCTGCTCGGCGCCAACCCGGCCGTGTGGATGTACTCCTCGGGCCCGGCGTTCGCCGGCATCCTCTTCGAGGAGGGCAACGAGGCGCAGAAGAAGGTCGCCGAGATCGCCGTCGAGAAGCAGTGGGGCTCGACGATGGTGCTGACCGAGCCGGACGCCGGCTCCGACGTGGGCGCGGGACGGACGAAGGCCGTCGAGCAGGAGGACGGCTCCTGGCACATCGAGGGCGTGAAGCGCTTCATCACCTCGGGCGAGCACGACATGTCCGAGAACATCCTCCACTACGTGCTGGCCCGCCCCGAGGGCGCGGGACCCGGCACCAAGGGCCTCTCGCTCTTCCTCGTCCCGAAGTTCCACTTCGACTGGACCACCGGCGAGCTGGGCGAGCGCAACGGCGTGTACGCGACCAACGTCGAGCACAAGATGGGCCTCAAGGCGTCCAACACCTGCGAGATGACGTTCGGCGACCAGCACCCCGCCAAGGGCTGGCTGATCGGTGACAAGCACGACGGAATCCGCCAGATGTTCCGCATCATCGAGTTCGCCCGCATGATGGTCGGCACGAAGGCCATCGCCGCGCTCTCCACCGGCTACCTCAACGCGCTGGAGTACGCCAAGGAGCGCGTCCAGGGCACCGACCTGTCGCAGTTCATGGACAAGACGGCCCCCAAGGTCACCATCACGCACCACCCCGACGTGCGCCGCTCGCTGATGACGCAGAAGGCCTACGCCGAGGGCATGCGCTCCCTGGTGCTCTACACCGCCTCCGTCCAGGACGCGATCCAGGAGAAGGAGGCCGCCGGCGAGGACGCCAAGACGCTGCACGGCCTCAACGACCTGCTGCTCCCGATCGTGAAGGGCTACGGCTCCGAGAAGTCGTACGAGCAGCTGGCGCAGTCGCTCCAGACGTTCGGCGGCTCCGGGTACCTCCAGGAGTACCCGATCGAGCAGTACATCCGTGACGCCAAGATCGACACGCTGTACGAGGGCACCACGGCCATCCAGGGCCAGGACTTCTTCTTCCGGAAGATCGTCCGCGACCAGGGCGCCTCGCTCAACGCGCTCTCCGAGGAGATCAAGAAGTTCCTCGCGGGCGCCCAGGGCAACGAGGAGCTGGCCGGTTCGCTGGACCACCTCGCGAAGGCCGCCGTGGACCTGGAGGCGATCGTCGGCACGATGATCACCGACCTCACCGCGACCGGCGAGGACGTCAAGAACATTTACAAGGTGGGCCTCAACACCACGCGCCTGCTGCTGGCCTCCGGCGATGTCGTCGTCGGTTACCTGCTGCTCAAGGGCGCGGCCGTGGCCGCCGAGAAGCTGCCGACCGCCTCCGCCAAGGACGTCGCCTTCTACCAGGGCAAGATCGCCGCCGCGAAGTTCTTCGCCGCGAACGTCCTGCCGGGTGTCGGCGCCGAGCGCGCGCTCGCCGAGGCCGTCGACAACTCCCTGATGGAGCTGGACGAGGCCGCGTTCTAA
- a CDS encoding helix-turn-helix domain-containing protein codes for MSAIERLIVIVLFGGVDLLDVTGPPEVFSLARRETEEASAYDVVLAAETMDPVTTAAGVRILPDLTFDDLAARSIDTLLVPGAVEVDGQGRVHPLADPAVVRRVEQLAARTRRVTSVCVGAHILAAAGLLDGKRATTHWSTAQQLAADHPLVEVDADPIFIREGDVWTGAGISACLDLSLALIADDLGEAIALRVARQLVMYLKRPSGQSQFSVPLEQVSTTRRIEDLRHYIMRHIAEPLTVADLAEYGHIGDRQLTRIFKTELGTTPHAYIESVRVERARNQLESTDATLERIASACGFGTTDTLVRAFRRRLDTTPTEYRRRFRTAPE; via the coding sequence ATGAGCGCCATCGAACGACTGATCGTCATCGTGCTCTTCGGAGGCGTCGACCTGCTCGATGTCACCGGGCCGCCCGAGGTGTTCTCGCTCGCGCGCCGCGAGACCGAGGAGGCGTCGGCGTACGACGTGGTCCTCGCGGCCGAGACGATGGATCCGGTGACCACCGCCGCCGGGGTCCGGATCCTGCCCGACCTCACCTTCGACGACCTGGCGGCACGGAGTATCGACACCCTTCTCGTGCCCGGGGCCGTGGAGGTCGACGGGCAGGGGCGTGTGCACCCGCTCGCGGACCCGGCCGTGGTGCGCCGGGTGGAACAACTCGCCGCGCGTACGCGCCGGGTGACCTCCGTCTGCGTCGGGGCGCACATCCTCGCCGCCGCCGGGCTCCTCGACGGCAAGCGGGCCACCACCCACTGGTCGACGGCCCAGCAACTCGCCGCCGACCACCCGCTGGTCGAGGTCGACGCCGATCCGATCTTCATCCGCGAGGGGGACGTGTGGACCGGTGCGGGCATCAGCGCCTGCCTCGATCTGTCGCTGGCCCTCATCGCCGACGACCTGGGCGAGGCCATCGCGCTGCGGGTCGCCCGGCAGCTGGTGATGTACCTGAAGCGGCCGAGCGGGCAGAGCCAGTTCAGCGTTCCGCTGGAGCAGGTCTCCACGACGCGGCGCATCGAGGACCTGCGGCACTACATCATGCGCCACATCGCCGAACCGCTCACCGTCGCGGACCTCGCCGAGTACGGCCACATCGGCGACCGCCAGCTCACCCGGATCTTCAAGACCGAACTCGGCACGACGCCGCACGCCTACATCGAGTCGGTCCGGGTCGAACGGGCCCGCAACCAGCTCGAATCCACCGACGCCACCCTCGAACGGATTGCGTCCGCCTGCGGGTTCGGCACCACCGACACCCTGGTCAGGGCGTTCCGCCGCCGGCTGGACACGACCCCGACCGAGTACCGCCGCCGGTTCCGCACGGCCCCGGAATGA
- a CDS encoding M18 family aminopeptidase has protein sequence MSSSLRFDRGHTDDLMAFLMAAPSPYHAVAAAAARLEKAGFRQVEETAAWDGTAGGKYVLRGGAIVAWYVPEGAAAHTPFRIVGAHTDSPNLRVKPLPDTGAHGWRQIAVEVYGGTLLNTWLDRDLGLAGRITLRDGTHRLVNVDRPLLRVPQLAVHLDRSANTEGLKLDRQKHMQPIWGLGDVEEGDLIRFVAEEAGVDAEDVTGWDLMPHPVEAPSYLGRDRELVAGPRMDNLLSVHAATAALAAVAAQPDAELPYIPVVAAFDHEENGSQSDTGADGPLLGTVLERSVFARGGTYEDRARAFAGTVCLSSDTGHAIHPNYGERHDPTHHPVVNGGPILKVNVNMRYATDGSGRSVFAAACEKAGVPWQTFVSNNAMPCGTTIGPITAARHGIQTVDIGVAILSMHSARELCGADDPYLLANALASFLAG, from the coding sequence ATGAGTTCCTCCCTCCGCTTCGACCGCGGGCACACCGACGATCTGATGGCCTTCCTGATGGCTGCCCCCTCCCCGTACCACGCCGTGGCGGCCGCCGCGGCGAGGCTGGAGAAGGCCGGCTTCCGGCAGGTCGAGGAGACGGCGGCCTGGGACGGGACCGCGGGCGGGAAATACGTGCTGCGCGGCGGCGCGATCGTCGCCTGGTACGTGCCGGAGGGCGCCGCGGCGCACACCCCGTTCCGGATCGTCGGCGCACACACCGACTCCCCGAACCTGCGGGTGAAGCCGCTGCCCGACACCGGTGCCCACGGCTGGCGCCAGATCGCCGTGGAGGTCTACGGCGGCACGCTCCTCAACACCTGGCTGGACCGTGACCTCGGGCTCGCCGGTCGCATCACCCTGCGTGACGGCACCCACCGGCTGGTGAACGTGGACCGGCCACTGCTGCGCGTCCCGCAGCTGGCCGTGCACCTGGACCGGTCGGCCAACACCGAGGGCCTCAAGCTCGACCGCCAGAAGCACATGCAGCCCATCTGGGGCCTCGGGGACGTCGAGGAGGGCGACCTCATCCGGTTCGTCGCCGAGGAGGCCGGGGTCGACGCCGAGGACGTCACCGGCTGGGACCTGATGCCGCACCCCGTCGAGGCGCCGTCCTATCTGGGCCGCGACCGCGAGCTGGTGGCGGGCCCGCGCATGGACAACCTGCTCTCGGTGCACGCGGCGACCGCCGCGCTGGCCGCCGTCGCCGCGCAGCCCGACGCCGAACTCCCGTACATCCCGGTGGTGGCCGCCTTCGACCACGAGGAGAACGGCTCGCAGTCCGACACCGGCGCGGACGGCCCGCTGCTCGGCACGGTCCTGGAGCGCTCGGTGTTCGCCCGCGGCGGTACGTACGAGGACCGGGCCCGCGCCTTCGCCGGGACCGTCTGCCTCTCCTCCGACACCGGCCACGCGATCCACCCCAACTACGGGGAGCGGCACGACCCGACGCACCACCCGGTCGTCAACGGCGGACCGATCCTCAAGGTCAACGTCAACATGCGGTACGCCACCGACGGCAGCGGCCGGTCCGTGTTCGCCGCGGCCTGCGAGAAGGCGGGCGTGCCGTGGCAGACGTTCGTCTCCAACAACGCGATGCCGTGCGGCACGACGATCGGCCCGATCACCGCGGCCCGGCACGGCATCCAGACGGTCGACATCGGGGTGGCCATCCTGTCGATGCACAGCGCCCGTGAGCTGTGCGGCGCCGACGACCCGTATCTGCTGGCCAACGCACTGGCCTCGTTCCTGGCCGGCTGA
- a CDS encoding AI-2E family transporter has translation MQTREPLLPEGARRTAAWCGVALLVAGVAAVLIWLCIVLKTALTPVLLALLGTALLGPVHRRMTAHGVNRSIAAGFTCALLVAVVGGAGYIVVTALVDTGDQIVQSLKDAGQWVIDHFGIADGTNVDDLTANAQKLVEKFGASAAGGLLTGISLVGSLIATSVLALLLTFFFLRDSDRAVHLAHTVAPRGTGDLVEAMGRRAFEAVEGFMRGTTFIALIDAVCITVGLLILRVPGAVGLGALVLVGAYIPYLGAFISGAVAVLVALADRGFVIALWALGVVLAVQVLEGHILQPMIQSRTVQMHPAMIMIALTAGASVAGLLGMLLAVPMCAAAFGILGELRGRGAPQAPAEPDTP, from the coding sequence GTGCAGACCCGCGAGCCACTCCTGCCCGAAGGCGCCCGGCGGACAGCCGCCTGGTGCGGTGTCGCCCTGCTGGTCGCCGGTGTCGCCGCCGTCCTGATCTGGCTGTGCATCGTCCTGAAGACCGCCCTGACCCCCGTGCTGCTCGCCCTGCTCGGTACGGCGCTGCTCGGCCCCGTCCACCGCCGGATGACCGCCCACGGGGTGAACCGCTCCATCGCCGCCGGGTTCACCTGCGCCCTGCTCGTCGCCGTGGTCGGCGGGGCGGGCTACATCGTCGTCACCGCGCTCGTCGACACCGGCGACCAGATCGTCCAGTCGCTCAAGGACGCCGGACAGTGGGTCATCGACCACTTCGGGATCGCCGACGGCACCAATGTCGACGACCTCACGGCCAACGCCCAGAAGCTCGTCGAGAAGTTCGGCGCGAGCGCGGCGGGCGGGCTCCTCACCGGCATCAGCCTGGTCGGCTCGCTCATCGCCACCAGCGTCCTCGCGCTGCTGCTGACCTTCTTCTTCCTGCGCGACTCCGACCGGGCCGTGCACCTCGCGCACACCGTCGCCCCGCGCGGCACCGGCGATCTTGTCGAGGCGATGGGGCGGCGCGCCTTCGAGGCCGTCGAGGGCTTCATGCGCGGGACGACGTTCATCGCGCTCATCGACGCCGTCTGCATCACGGTCGGACTGCTGATCCTGCGGGTGCCCGGCGCGGTCGGGCTCGGCGCGCTGGTCCTCGTCGGCGCCTACATCCCCTATCTCGGGGCCTTCATCTCCGGCGCTGTCGCCGTCCTGGTCGCGCTCGCCGACCGGGGGTTCGTGATCGCGCTCTGGGCGCTCGGGGTCGTGCTGGCCGTCCAGGTGCTGGAGGGCCACATCCTGCAGCCGATGATCCAGAGCCGTACGGTCCAGATGCACCCGGCCATGATCATGATCGCGCTGACGGCGGGTGCCAGTGTGGCGGGCCTGCTGGGGATGCTGCTCGCGGTCCCGATGTGCGCGGCGGCCTTCGGCATCCTGGGCGAGCTGCGCGGCCGGGGAGCGCCGCAAGCCCCCGCCGAGCCGGACACGCCCTAG